Proteins encoded within one genomic window of Candidatus Syntrophocurvum alkaliphilum:
- a CDS encoding DUF1992 domain-containing protein: MTRKSIEEQIKIKAEKNKGIAKHMVSTQSLVEEQILKAQKAGKFDNLEGMGEPLNLEENPFEPDEVRMVFRILKRNNYAPYWIELGNDIDADIEKFWQEVEKFEKYTRLFFSGKNNRISIKRFENKQNRFLEERKAILQNINKKITDFNLHCPAFHLTRHNLNVINEMEKVRNRIKP, from the coding sequence ATGACTAGAAAATCAATAGAAGAGCAAATAAAAATAAAAGCTGAAAAAAACAAAGGTATAGCTAAGCATATGGTTAGTACTCAAAGCTTAGTGGAGGAACAAATCCTAAAAGCTCAAAAAGCTGGTAAATTTGATAACTTAGAAGGTATGGGTGAACCTTTAAACTTAGAAGAAAACCCATTTGAACCAGATGAAGTTAGAATGGTTTTTCGAATTTTAAAAAGAAACAACTATGCTCCTTATTGGATTGAACTTGGAAACGATATAGATGCTGATATAGAAAAGTTTTGGCAGGAAGTAGAAAAATTTGAAAAATACACCAGATTATTTTTTAGTGGAAAAAATAATCGTATATCAATAAAGAGATTTGAAAATAAGCAAAACCGTTTTTTAGAAGAAAGAAAAGCTATATTACAAAATATAAATAAAAAAATAACAGATTTTAATTTACACTGTCCGGCCTTTCACTTAACTAGACATAACTTAAATGTAATAAACGAAATGGAAAAAGTAAGAAATAGGATAAAACCATAG
- the scpB gene encoding SMC-Scp complex subunit ScpB, producing MKNEVKAAIEAILFIRSEKVTISEFTELLDLEQAELHIIINEMINEYNNSSRGIQIIKDKNSYIMCTKPEFSELLSNMTKPAIRRLSQAALETLAIIAYKQPVTKAEIEQIRGVKVEKIVNNLIEQGLIVETGKKQTVGKPAMYSTTDEFLKVFGLTSLDDLPDIKEGIS from the coding sequence ATGAAAAATGAAGTTAAAGCTGCTATAGAAGCAATTTTATTTATACGCTCAGAAAAAGTTACTATTAGTGAATTTACCGAGCTATTAGATTTAGAACAAGCAGAACTACATATAATTATTAATGAAATGATTAATGAATATAATAATTCATCAAGAGGAATACAAATTATTAAGGATAAAAATAGCTATATAATGTGTACTAAACCAGAATTTTCAGAACTGCTTTCCAACATGACAAAACCAGCCATAAGAAGACTGTCACAAGCTGCATTAGAAACTTTAGCTATTATAGCTTATAAACAACCAGTAACTAAAGCTGAAATAGAGCAAATAAGAGGAGTAAAGGTTGAAAAAATAGTAAATAACCTTATTGAACAAGGTCTTATAGTGGAAACTGGTAAAAAGCAAACAGTTGGTAAGCCAGCTATGTACTCTACAACCGATGAGTTTTTAAAAGTCTTTGGTCTGACATCATTAGATGATTTGCCGGATATTAAAGAGGGGATATCATAA
- a CDS encoding segregation and condensation protein A, whose translation MAYIVDLETFHGPLDLLLYLIEKNEIDIYDIPIAEITNQYIDYLRDDGQIHLDKLGEFLVLASYLLNLKSSLLLPKNIEEQDNIEEDQIDPRQELVNRLLDYKRFKKCAEYLEQKQHGNLQRVFFKNNVLEKNEKEVLLADVKLLVKAFHKLSLKDNTTEEKYEMPQNNVSIDEKIEDILSELHLRGKKGFIFQGLFSAVKNKREAVVLFLALLELIRLKKVEAFQASRFGEITVYLRVI comes from the coding sequence ATGGCTTATATAGTCGATCTTGAAACTTTCCATGGACCACTTGATTTACTTCTATATCTAATAGAAAAAAATGAAATTGATATTTATGATATACCAATCGCAGAAATAACTAACCAATATATTGATTATTTAAGAGATGATGGACAAATACATTTAGATAAATTAGGAGAATTTTTAGTTTTGGCATCATATTTATTAAACTTAAAGTCAAGCTTGCTACTACCTAAAAATATTGAGGAACAAGATAATATAGAAGAAGATCAAATCGATCCTAGGCAAGAGTTAGTCAACCGATTGCTAGATTATAAAAGATTTAAAAAATGTGCTGAATATTTAGAGCAAAAACAGCATGGTAATTTACAAAGGGTATTTTTTAAAAACAATGTTTTGGAAAAAAACGAAAAAGAAGTTTTATTAGCAGATGTCAAACTTCTTGTAAAAGCATTTCATAAATTATCTTTAAAAGATAACACGACAGAAGAAAAATATGAAATGCCACAAAATAATGTAAGTATAGACGAAAAAATTGAAGATATACTATCAGAGTTGCATTTAAGAGGTAAGAAAGGTTTTATATTTCAGGGTCTTTTTTCTGCAGTGAAAAATAAAAGAGAAGCAGTAGTTTTATTTTTAGCACTTTTGGAATTGATACGTTTAAAAAAAGTAGAAGCTTTTCAAGCTTCAAGGTTTGGTGAAATAACTGTTTATTTACGGGTGATATAA
- a CDS encoding site-2 protease family protein, translating into MDWIIQTLFWLPGILIGLTFHEFAHGKAADYLGDSTPYNQGRLTLNPLPHIDWVGFIMLLIFKFGWAKPVLVNPHNFRNVSIKKGMMLVSIAGPAMNIFVALVGMLLTRILLPFYQVETVSMFIQLLEPLILINLILAVFNLIPLPPLDGSKILAGFLSDAGANTLYSLEQYGPLILLLLIFTGAVGAIIWPIVEFLYSILYFIVF; encoded by the coding sequence ATGGATTGGATAATTCAAACTTTATTTTGGTTACCAGGTATATTAATTGGACTTACGTTTCATGAATTTGCTCATGGAAAAGCTGCTGATTATTTAGGTGATAGCACTCCCTATAATCAAGGAAGATTAACATTAAATCCATTACCCCACATTGATTGGGTAGGTTTCATAATGCTTTTAATATTTAAATTTGGATGGGCAAAACCTGTTTTAGTAAATCCTCATAACTTTAGAAATGTTAGTATCAAAAAAGGTATGATGTTAGTTTCTATAGCAGGACCAGCAATGAATATCTTCGTAGCCCTTGTAGGTATGCTTTTAACTAGAATATTACTACCTTTTTATCAAGTGGAAACCGTAAGTATGTTTATTCAATTATTAGAGCCCCTAATCTTAATAAACTTAATTTTAGCTGTTTTTAACTTAATACCATTACCACCTTTAGATGGATCCAAAATATTAGCTGGATTTCTTTCAGATGCTGGAGCAAACACATTATATTCTTTAGAACAATATGGACCACTGATTTTACTACTATTAATTTTTACAGGTGCAGTTGGAGCAATTATTTGGCCCATAGTAGAGTTTTTATATAGTATTTTATATTTTATAGTTTTCTAA
- a CDS encoding CBS domain-containing protein translates to MEIITSHNSLDFDGLASIVAAGKLYPAAVKVFSGTLSKNVRQFLALYKDSLEIKSAKEINLNDVDRVIVVDTANANRLGKLKKIIEKKAIDFHVYDHHPSAPDDIKGSVMELHLTGAATTILVEKIIEKEININPFEATILALGIYEDTGSLLFSSTTPRDAYVAAYLLEKGANLAVVANFMERPFTSEQRQILQTLLNSSKHYNINNSDIVIAQAKNNHFIPGLDIVSHRLFEVENCDALFVVAFMEGKIYVIGRSKNNNVKINDILKPLGGRGHEKAASAIIKDNDINKVINIIIEAIKGIVLPGITAKDIMSTPVKTISKDKPMEEAGKLLLRYGHTGMPVVEKDNIVGIISRRDVDKARIHNLEHAPIKGFMTTDVLTISPDTSVNEIQNLMVEYDIGRLPVVEKGRLVGIVSRTDILRTLHGDEFNDDHQMLYTTHDEKIENCNQLLYERLPSKLVTILEIAGQVADEIGSSVYSVGGFVRDLFLNVPNFDIDLVVEGNAKDLAENLASRLGGKARLHERFQTGVVILPDGMKIDVAAARTEYYEFPAALPKVERSSIREDMYRRDFTINTLAICLNPDRFGNLIDYFGGRKDLQAGYIRVLYNFSFVEDPTRILRAIRFEQRYNFKIEPDTFRFATDAVQRRLLGKLSYKRILQELILILSEKDSVSSLERMREIGVWRFILPEVKIEALNKNELRRIPIILGWWKERYYKTNVKGWLIYILVFLATLNKDQVADVLERYPFDKESKKSILELEKVPKALEKINSNYSISPSVIDKLIGNFTLETTVYLLFCIKDETVWEKIVKYIDLKDNIKVEINGHDLKALGLKEGPEFKTILKEIYNLKLDQQISTKAEEIKVVKKWIKEGRIN, encoded by the coding sequence ATGGAAATAATTACTTCACATAACTCATTAGACTTTGATGGTTTAGCTAGTATAGTTGCTGCAGGTAAACTTTATCCAGCAGCAGTTAAAGTTTTTTCTGGTACCTTATCAAAAAATGTGAGACAGTTTTTAGCATTATACAAAGACTCACTAGAAATAAAGTCAGCTAAGGAAATAAATCTAAATGATGTAGATAGAGTAATAGTTGTTGATACAGCTAATGCTAATAGATTAGGAAAGTTAAAGAAAATAATAGAAAAAAAAGCGATTGATTTTCATGTATATGACCATCATCCATCAGCACCGGATGATATAAAAGGTAGTGTAATGGAGCTACATTTGACAGGGGCAGCTACTACCATATTAGTAGAAAAAATAATAGAAAAAGAAATAAATATCAACCCGTTTGAAGCAACTATACTTGCTCTAGGTATTTATGAAGATACAGGAAGTCTACTTTTTTCTTCTACAACACCTAGAGATGCCTATGTAGCAGCATATTTATTAGAGAAAGGTGCTAATTTAGCAGTAGTTGCTAATTTCATGGAAAGACCGTTTACTAGTGAACAAAGACAAATTTTACAGACTCTTTTAAATTCCTCGAAACATTATAATATTAATAATTCTGATATAGTTATTGCACAAGCTAAAAATAACCACTTCATTCCTGGACTTGATATAGTAAGTCATAGGTTGTTTGAAGTTGAAAATTGTGATGCTCTATTTGTTGTTGCTTTTATGGAAGGAAAAATATATGTAATAGGCAGGAGCAAAAATAATAATGTTAAAATTAATGATATACTGAAACCTTTAGGGGGGAGGGGTCATGAAAAAGCAGCATCTGCTATAATTAAAGATAATGATATTAATAAAGTAATAAATATTATTATTGAAGCTATAAAAGGAATAGTTTTGCCTGGAATTACTGCTAAAGATATTATGTCAACTCCAGTTAAAACAATCTCCAAAGATAAACCAATGGAAGAAGCAGGGAAATTGCTTTTAAGGTATGGTCATACTGGCATGCCAGTAGTTGAAAAAGATAACATAGTGGGGATTATATCTAGACGTGATGTAGATAAGGCTAGAATACACAACTTAGAACATGCACCTATTAAGGGTTTTATGACTACTGATGTTTTAACTATATCACCAGATACAAGTGTTAATGAAATTCAAAATCTGATGGTTGAATATGATATTGGTCGACTTCCAGTAGTAGAAAAAGGTAGGTTAGTAGGTATAGTTTCTAGAACAGATATCTTAAGGACCCTTCATGGAGATGAGTTTAATGACGACCATCAGATGCTATATACTACACATGATGAAAAAATTGAGAACTGTAATCAGCTACTATATGAAAGACTTCCATCTAAATTAGTTACTATATTAGAAATAGCCGGACAGGTAGCGGATGAGATAGGGTCTTCAGTTTATAGTGTAGGTGGGTTTGTAAGAGATTTATTTTTAAATGTACCTAATTTTGACATTGATTTAGTTGTTGAAGGAAATGCAAAAGACTTAGCTGAAAACCTAGCTTCTCGTTTGGGGGGCAAAGCACGGTTACATGAAAGATTTCAAACTGGAGTGGTTATTCTTCCAGATGGTATGAAAATCGATGTAGCAGCTGCACGTACCGAGTATTATGAATTTCCTGCAGCACTACCAAAGGTTGAACGCTCTTCTATTAGGGAAGATATGTACAGAAGAGATTTTACCATAAACACATTAGCTATTTGTTTAAATCCTGATAGATTTGGTAATTTGATAGATTACTTTGGTGGACGTAAAGATCTTCAGGCAGGTTATATACGAGTATTATATAACTTTAGCTTTGTAGAAGATCCTACTAGAATTCTAAGGGCAATAAGATTTGAACAAAGATATAATTTTAAAATAGAGCCTGACACCTTTAGGTTTGCTACTGATGCTGTACAAAGAAGACTACTAGGAAAACTTTCATACAAGCGTATTTTACAAGAATTAATTTTAATATTATCAGAAAAAGACTCCGTATCATCGCTTGAGCGTATGAGAGAAATAGGTGTGTGGAGATTTATACTACCAGAAGTAAAAATAGAAGCATTAAATAAAAATGAATTGCGAAGGATACCTATCATTTTAGGCTGGTGGAAGGAAAGATACTATAAAACTAATGTTAAGGGATGGCTTATATATATACTAGTTTTTCTTGCAACCTTAAACAAAGATCAAGTTGCTGATGTTTTGGAGAGATATCCATTTGATAAAGAATCAAAAAAATCAATTTTAGAGTTAGAAAAGGTGCCTAAAGCATTAGAGAAAATTAATAGCAATTATAGCATCTCCCCTAGTGTAATTGATAAATTAATTGGAAACTTTACTCTTGAAACAACAGTATATCTTTTATTCTGCATAAAAGATGAAACAGTATGGGAAAAAATTGTAAAATACATTGATTTAAAGGATAATATAAAAGTAGAAATAAATGGTCATGATTTAAAGGCTTTAGGACTTAAAGAAGGACCTGAATTTAAGACTATATTAAAAGAAATATATAATTTAAAGTTAGATCAGCAAATATCTACTAAAGCCGAAGAAATTAAAGTAGTAAAAAAATGGATTAAGGAAGGAAGAATAAATTAA